Within Phaeodactylum tricornutum CCAP 1055/1 chromosome 15, whole genome shotgun sequence, the genomic segment ATGCCAAAGACCATCGCTCAGCTTTCGCGGTGTCGTCTTGGTCCGAAGCTAGGGTTGCACTAGTAGTCTCTTTTCGGGCACTTCGTTGCAGGCGTTCGAGCAGAGGTTGCATGGCATTCCAGAGAACGCCGGATCGATCAAAAGCGGAATGCTCAGTGATTACTTCGGTAAAGAACATTACCTGGAATAAGCCGTCTTTATTTGGACATCCCCAGATTAGTTTGAGTAAATCGTGCATGGAGAGATTGTCGCTTCGAGTCGCCGACAGAAGGCAAACCAATCGCATTGATACGGAATCAGGAGCTTGGTACGCGTGTTGAAAGATGGATGTTAGACACCAAATTGCTGACCGTCGACAATTCGTAGCATTTGACACCGTGGATAGCAACATCCGCATGCCTCTGTTACGAACTAGTGCGATGTCGTTGATATTGTATAAGGAGTCTGATTCGTTGAAAGCCAGCCGTGATACCTCTTGCATCGATATCGTTTTTGGCTTGAATTGGGGATGTCTGAATTTCCGTAGCATTGCTAATTTGGCTGTGACTCCTTCGGAAAGCTCATCATGAATGAAATCGATATCGGCAAAACAAGTGTTGCTCCGAAAGCTGCTTCGCtcgttcgattccaaaatccTCGGTACCCCATCCGTTAGCTCGTTGGTTCGTGAGTATTGTAAATCGTCGAGCAATGCCAGTATTTGGGCAAAGCATGATACGAAAATATGCGATTGTCGAATATTCTGCCTCGCAAAGTGCTTTGCCAACGAAAGAAGCATTCGTATTTGAGACAGCGTCAGCAATGATAAGCGGGTAGGTCTAGTCAAAAGATGAGGTATTGATTGTTGCAGCTGCGGCATCCTCGTAAAAGTTGATGACATGAAGTCCAAAATCAGGTGCTGAGATGGACTCCAGAGCGCTCGATTTGGGATTAAAGTATCGTTGAATAGCTGCAGTTCCATGAGGACTTGCAAAAGCACCAAGATGACAGCGTGATTTCCAACACCGGGCCAAATTGACGGATTTCGTAGACAAGCAAAGAGCTCCTGAAGGGGACAGCAAACAGCGGCATTCCTACCGTCGACCTTCCTTTTAACGCATGATTCATCGTAGTGAAAGCAGAATGGTAACCACTCAATGCTTTCCAAGAGGCATCCTTCCAGAGCTGATCGGTCGTATCGTTTCCAGCACGATGCTTCTGCCGATCCCGATTCGACTGATGCGAGACTAGAAGATTTCAAGACTGCGCGCAGACAACCTACAAGCTCTTGACGGAAACAATCCAGAGTCACCGATTCAAATCGCGCCAGTGTTGCCGTTGTGCGAAGGTTGGGATCGACGAGACCCCGCTGGTCTTcctccatcgtcgtcacgaACGAAAAATGAGACAGGAGAAACAGTCCCACGGCAAAACGGTTGGATAGCTCTCTAGTGGCGTTATGACTGACTTTTAGCCTTGCAATGGCAGTCCGAGGAAAAAGGGACTGATTGAGCCAATCGAAATTCTAATAGGTATCGAAATCTCGAAAGTCTCCCGGAAAGCTTTCTATCCCGCGCGAGGGAAAATTCGAATTTAATGCTTTCTGCTAATGTAAAGGAATAATGAAAAAATCGGGATGCTGCCATCCTACATTAAACACACTCCAAACCAGATATGCTCGCCAACGTAACTTGCCAAATAAAACTAATCGAAAGCACACAATGTCAGCGGCGATCAGGAATgaagctaacagtaagcctCGAGACCGACGCTTGCGATCCAACCTTCTCATGAAGCTTGTGATTATGTCCGGAGTCGGAGCACTCGGCGGTTTTTGGTTGTTCTATTCCGTGTGGGAAACACAGTGCTCGGATTTACTCAATCAGGCACAGATTCGGCACAGTGCAGTTATCGCCGAGCTTCAAGAACTACATACTAAACAGACTAGTGCATTACAGAATTGCGTCGAAGGAGATGCCACGAAGGAGAAAGCTTTGGCAGAACGATTGAAAACCCAAAGCACCTTAGTGATTAAGCACCATGATTTATTGCAACAGTACGATGAAGCAAAATCGCGAATAGCTCGTTTAGAAGTGGAACTCGAGGGTGTGACGCAAACAAATCAATCGTTGAATGAGCAACTCGAAAGGCTACAAAATGAAGTTGCGGAGTCAGCACGTTCGACACAGGGTGCCGAGAAGCAAATCGTATTGCTGCGTACTCAACTGGAGGCAACCAGATCCGTGATAAAGCAATCGTGTGCTTTCAACGAAACTATCGACATGAGTTCGCAGCGACACAAAGAAGAGGTTTTGCAAATATACGCAGCCATTCAAAGACAGAGTTTTGCGCAGCTCTTTCAACGATTCGGCGAAGGTCCTTACGAAGTTGAATTTCTGCTTTCCACCGAATCGACTACGGAAACGGTTGCGCATGAAACTTTCCGAGTAGAGTTGCTGCGATCAAAAGATATGCCTCACACAGTTCTAACATTTTTGAGCCTTGTGGAGCTCCGTCTCTACGACGGAACAACGATTGCAGGAACAGATGGGACAGTCATCAGTGGTGGGATCCCCAAACAAGCTCAGACACGTGCGCAATCGTATCTTATGAGAATGTACGTGGAGCATGGATTTGGTTTTTCTCCTCTCGTAATTGAAGAAACATCTCCAACAATGCCTTGCATGGCGCATACTTTTGGTTTTACTGAAAGAGGGCCTGGTTTTATAATTCCACTCGAGAGCATGTCAAAGAACGAAAGCCCATCTTGCCCCGGTCGTATTTCGAGCGGCCGTGATGTATTGGAGCGACTAGCAAGAGACCGAGAGAGTCAGCTTACAATTATTGAAGCTAAACTTGTCAGTCGAGATATCGGTTCGCACGACACCGAGCTGTAGCAAAGTCTCAAACAGTATCAGAATTGATTATCCCATACTGGCGACGAAGTTCTTCCTATTCGTCACTGATCCTGAACGAATTGATAGCAGACCGGGATCAGAGTATTAGTCATTTGACTCAACAAGAGTGGTTCAGAGCTAGATTGGCGGGGATTGCGTCAGCACGGCTTTTTTCGTGTGCGGAAATTGATTTCAGTCATTGACTACGTAGAACAGAAACAACCGGCGATCGCATGGCACGCTGCCTTGATATCAATGTAGACCATCCGTACCAGTATACGGCATCCTGTATCACAAGAACACGATTCTCGCCGTAGTCAATGACCGGTATAAGCCAGGGAATTGGACACATGTGGAAGATCATGGGAGCAGTTAGAAGACAACAAACCAAAGTTTATTGAATATTTGCTTTCCATCAATGCATGACAGAGCTACTCGCTTCGGGTCGCGGAGGAttgcttttgcttctccCTTCGTTTTGCAAGTTTCTGGGATTTATGTTTTTGGCCTCGTCGTGAAATCGGTTTATTGTCGGTGCTTGTGCTGTTGCCTTTTGTTCCTTCGTCGTGTTCGCCACCGTCTGCATTTGCAGTCTCGAGCTGGCTTCCAAGTTTCCCGCCTCGTCCTGCAACTGGTATTTTACCACCTTTCGATTTATCCTGTCCTCGGTAAACCTTTCCGTCTACGTTACTCTTCTTTGGGTCATTATGCGTAGCCCGATTAGTGTTGCGGGTTTCTTCCCAGAACCCTTGTTCCCCTTCGACTTGTTTTAAGATACGATTATATGTAAGAATGGCGTCGTAATCATCATATAGACCACTATCGGCACCCCCTACTCCATCAAGCGCGTCGTATTGATCATCGTAGTCGTCGTCATACTCATCGTTTCCGCTCCCCATGACACGATCGACTGCCAAAGcctcctcttcttctctCAGTTGAATCGCTTGCAAAGCGGCTTTCGTCGTCTCTCTGGCGTCTTGCTCTTCGTTCGAGGTAATTTGCTTTCGATGTCGCCGGGGTAGCGACTGGTCCAATATTTGAAGTTGCGCCGGTAAAAGACTTGTGTCGAGCAGCACAGCCAAACTCTGTTCAACATTTCCCTTATAGTAGCTCAAAACAGATTCTATGAACCCTTCGCCAAGCTCGGGCATGACCTCGCGTACCTGGCCAATTCGTCTCTGGAGCGCTTCTTCAGGAGAAAGCTTGGCCGATCCATTTTTCGAGATTCCAAGGCCTTGCTTGACTTTATCGTGTGTCTCCAAACTTAAGCGAACCGGCTCTCCATCCCCGTCGTCAGCTTCCAAAAGCGACACGACATACTTACGTTCCGTTGCGTCGCTGTACCGCGACAAAAGTTCTTTCTTCCAATCTGGATGTTTTGCTGAATGCAGCCCAATTAGAGAATACCAAGCACCTAATTCTTTAAGCGTGTGTATGATTGGTAGCAGTTGTTCCTGATCAATATTTTCTCCCCATATCAAAACGTTCACGAGTTGTAAACAAAGTGGAATCCACGTTTTCTCACCCCTGACCGTTTCCG encodes:
- a CDS encoding predicted protein, translating into MSAAIRNEANSKPRDRRLRSNLLMKLVIMSGVGALGGFWLFYSVWETQCSDLLNQAQIRHSAVIAELQELHTKQTSALQNCVEGDATKEKALAERLKTQSTLVIKHHDLLQQYDEAKSRIARLEVELEGVTQTNQSLNEQLERLQNEVAESARSTQGAEKQIVLLRTQLEATRSVIKQSCAFNETIDMSSQRHKEEVLQIYAAIQRQSFAQLFQRFGEGPYEVEFLLSTESTTETVAHETFRVELLRSKDMPHTVLTFLSLVELRLYDGTTIAGTDGTVISGGIPKQAQTRAQSYLMRMYVEHGFGFSPLVIEETSPTMPCMAHTFGFTERGPGFIIPLESMSKNESPSCPGRISSGRDVLERLARDRESQLTIIEAKLVSRDIGSHDTEL
- a CDS encoding predicted protein, which produces MTGVMASYEAIETMLREWAQITAAPTNVTAETIESMLPSASQLYQVGLALYWLTLEPASSDVTQEDFGVDVSAALKALIDLAPRDYAYEVLGDLKQALLYVAETSDATDDGDLQNGCRSMIGIYQIGLEAVDGQRWTSDELSTLLSETVRGEKTWIPLCLQLVNVLIWGENIDQEQLLPIIHTLKELGAWYSLIGLHSAKHPDWKKELLSRYSDATERKYVVSLLEADDGDGEPVRLSLETHDKVKQGLGISKNGSAKLSPEEALQRRIGQVREVMPELGEGFIESVLSYYKGNVEQSLAVLLDTSLLPAQLQILDQSLPRRHRKQITSNEEQDARETTKAALQAIQLREEEEALAVDRVMGSGNDEYDDDYDDQYDALDGVGGADSGLYDDYDAILTYNRILKQVEGEQGFWEETRNTNRATHNDPKKSNVDGKVYRGQDKSKGGKIPVAGRGGKLGSQLETANADGGEHDEGTKGNSTSTDNKPISRRGQKHKSQKLAKRREKQKQSSATRSE